In Oryzias latipes chromosome 6, ASM223467v1, the sequence TTCCGTTCCGGCTGAAATGATGAAAAGCCAGTCTGACCTCCGCGGGGACAGAAAATGCTGTGGAAGACCCctgagagccccccccccccctccccttatTTATCAGTGTTGTTTACATGCAGCCTGAGGCCAAACGTGTCGTTTCTGCTTCTGGTCTCCATCTGTGTGTCTGTAGAAAGCCAAGAACCTCTTTGGTTTGATCTCAGAGTCCAGGACTCAGCTGTTCCATTAACGTTCAGACAGTGACGGTCTTCaccgacatcccataatgaacAGCCTCAGTCTGAGTCCGCCCTCCAACACCTTCACCTGCCGTCATCAGGGCTGAACAAACTGCCACCGCCTGAAGCAGAATCACAAACCGAGCCGGACTCGGGTCACCGAGCCGGACTCGGGTCACCGAGCCGGACTCGGGTCACCGAGCTGTCTTTGCCCCACAGAGAAAATGTCTGTCTGAATGTTGTCTGCAAACATTGACAGAAAGAAAAGGCTTTGACCCGACATGAAGGGAGGAGCCCCCCTGTATGTTCAGCCTGGTCCACACGGCCTCATCCCCCTTTGCTGAACTTCTCCCACCTCACCTAACCTCCACCTTTTTTCTtccaccttttttcttcttatcaAACCTTTTCCTCTTCATCTCCTGAACGTTTTCGTTGCTCCATCGGGTCTCCTGATCCGGTTTCCCTCCACCTCCTTCTGTTTAAACGCTGATGTCTCGGTTGTCCCGAGCTGCTTGAATCTCTGGTTGGATGGGAGCTGAGAAGATGATGAATCCTCACCAGACTCTTCATCACAATCAGAAGAAGGAGGAGATCTGACTCCCTCCGTCACCCAGAACCTCTATGTTCCCTCAGCCCAGATCAGGGACACAACAGAGCCCGATCAGTTCTCTTTAGCCTGCAGGGGGGGCTGTGTGAGCAGGAACCCGGAGGTCTGGAGGCTGGTGTTGAAGCAGACCATAATATGAAAGTCTGTAGagtcaggaggaggaggctgcagGAAAACTAACTCCAGGAGACACGGCGTCTGCCTTCATTGACTTCTTGAAAACTTGAAAACTTGAACTCTGGTCGATGTCAGTAGGATGGCGCCCTCTGGTGGTGAGACAGTGGAAGGTTCTAAAAAGAGTTTAGATACtttacatttatgtaaatattgatttCTATGGTTTTATTCTATTTGGCAGATTCCAAAAACTCTGAACTTTAATTTCTCCTGGAATTTATGGAAAATCTTTAGGTTTTGATGTtttgtggaaaagaaaaagtgtttttgctttaatgcaGAAAGAAACTGAGTCAGACTTAGAACCGAGCCTGACGGTCATTAAATGTTCAGAACTGGACCCCCGGTACCAGAATCTAACCGTCTCTGTGTCTGTactgatccccccccccccccccccatgcacaCACGCGCGCGCGCACATACACTTGCAAACGTGGGGACGCCCAGCTTTTGgactaactccacacagaaagatcccgATCCGGGACTCGAACCGGAACTTTGCGCTAAATACTATCGTTTAAATTCACTAAATCTGTtcataaatgatgttttttgtgtgtttatttacttttattcaagCCGTTTCTATTGAGTTTAATAAATGAAGATCCGGGTCTCTTTCTACAGGAGACCCTCATCACGTGACCCCTAAGTTCGTCTGGTCATGTTTCCACGGGTGAAAGGGAAAAGTTCTCAGTTCTTTTCTGTCCAAATGTTCCacatgttcatgttcttctgGTTCCTCAGCTGCGCCTGCGCAGagaacgcccccccccctcccctcccggCTTGCGTTTAAATAGAGTCGGTCCCGGTTCGGCTGCAGACGTGAGGAGAGGCTGCTAAGGTAAGACGGTCCCGCCGCTCTTCATCCTCTAACGCTTGTCAGGCAGTAGGTTCTGGGAAGAGGATCCGGTTCTGATGACTGCTGCACAGACCGGTTCCgctgcccccacccccccgcgCGTCTGAATGCCTTTCACGGAGACACTGCGTCTGCGCGCGTGCACAGACGCGAGAGGGTCTGAGGGGGGTTTGTAGGTCTGTGGGTTTTAATGCCCCTGCCtcgtgtggggtggggggtggggggttaagtTCTGCCATAAGCCGTCACAAACCAGATCTTTCAGTTTCTGGTGAACCATCGTTCAGAAATTCCCTTTGGACAGTTTGGGCTTTCAAGGGACCCTGGTGGATCCTGGAGATCTGGTGGATCCTGGAGACCTGATGTTTGGGTGTCTGAGGACCACAGCTTCACACCTCCCTGACCCCCCCATGTAAACGTCCACGGTTCTGCTGGTTCTACAGTGTTCTGCAGGTCCATTCAGGTTCTGCTGGTTCGACAGTGTGAAAGAACGTCAGCAAAGCAGAACTCTGTGATGAGTCAGAACCGTcaggtctggttctggttctggatgaCAGCGTCTTCTGTGCTCCTCAGATGTCCACTGAGAAACTCCTCAGCCGTGTGATGGAGGCGGAGCCTGTGGGCAGCAGGAGCAAGGTGACGGTGGTGGGGGTCGGAATGGTGGGCATGGCGTCCGCCGTCAGTGTTCTGCTGAAGGTGGGTCGCTCCTTCTTTCACAAGTGAAGCTCCAGCTCCTCCGGGTTCCTGGCGGTTTCAGGGGGCGGGGCTATATGACGCAGGAATGGCATCAGAGCGTGAAGGTGGGCTGATCGGTGGCGTGTCCCCCCCAGGACCTGTGTGACGAGCTGGCCCTGGTGGACGTGATGGAGGACAAGCTGAGGGGGGAGGCCATGGATCTGCAGCACGGCGCCCTGTTCCTGAAGACGCCCAGGATCGTAGCGGACAAAGGTGAGCGGCGCTCAGGCGATCCTCTGGAACCGCCCCCAACCTCTGCCGTGTTCTTCCAGACTACAGCGTGACCGCCAACTccaaggtggtggtggtgaccGCCGGCGCCCGCCAGCAGGAGGGCGAGAGCCGCCTGAACCTGGTGCAGCGCAACGTCAACATCTTCAAGTTCATCATCCCCAACATCGTCAAGTACAGCCCCCACTGCATCCTGCTGGTGGTCTCCAACCctggtgggtggggtggggggctctgAAGGGACCTTGCTGCATGCTGACCTGTTCTccctgtgcccccccccagTGGACATCCTGACCTACGTGGCGTGGAAGCTGAGCGGCTTCCCGCGGCACCGCGTCATCGGCTCCGGCACCAACCTGGACTCCGCCCGCTTCCGCCACCTGATGGGGGAGAAGTTTCAGCTCCACCCCTCCAGCTGCCACGGCTGGATCATCGGAGAGCACGGAGACTCCAGCGGTATGCCCCCCCTACTAAAAATAGGACCCCCCCCTGACCAGCCCGTGCCCTTACGCCTTTCTCCTGGCAGTGGCCGTGTGGAGCGGCGTGAACGTCGCGGGGGTGTCCCTGCAGAAGCTCAACCCCAAGATGGGCGCCGAGGACGATGGCGAGCGCTGGAAGGATGTCCACAAGAAGGTGGTGGACGGGTGAGGCAGGATGCGCCCTCTGGGGGGGTCAGTCTGAGGtctttcggggggggggggggggggggtcagtctCAGGTCTATCTGGAGGGGGGGTCAGTCTCAGgtctttctggggggggggggtcagtctCAGgtctttctggggggggggggggtgtcagtcTCAGGTCTATCTGGAGGGGGGGTCAGTCTCAGgtctttctgggggggggggtgtcagtcTCAGgtctttctggggggggggggggggtgtcagtcTCAGGTCTATCTGGAGGGGGGGTCAGTCTCAGgtctttctgggggggggggggtcagtctCAGGTCTTTCTGGGGGTGTTGCCCAATGCTGATTCCGTCACGCAGCGACGTGACCTTCAGAATAGACGCAGCTATCAGCTGTTTGCTCAAAGATACCTGCAGGTTCACACacaggtcccccccccccaggaatGACCAGTCTCCGCCTGCTTGTTCCGCCTACCAGCTCAGTGGCactgtggtagagtgtccgccctatGACTGGGCCCAAAGCCTTCCTGCTTGACTCTCAGGATAAAGGGtttgattgggggggggggggggggggcttgaacCACCAAACGGttcctgctgtgtctgcagctcaccggccccccaggggaggggtcaaatgcggagaacagaTGACGGGACTCTAACTGTCCCCTCAGAGCGTACGAGGTGATCCGGCTGAAGGGCTACACGTCCTGGGCCATCGGCATGTCGGTGGCTGACCTGGTGGAGAGCCTCCTGAAGAACCTGCACAGGGTCCACCCCGTGTCCACGCTGGTCCAGGTGAGGCGCCGACCTCCGCCGggctgaggggagggggggccgcCACCCTAACCCTGTCTGCGTGGGGCAGGGCCTGCACGGCGTGAAGGACGAGGTCTTCCTCAGCGTCCCGTGCATTCTGGGCAGCGGCGGCCTGACGGACGTGGTCCACATGACCCTGAagcctgaggaggaggagcagctgaggAAGAGCGCCGAGACCCTGTGGGGGGTGCAGAAGGAGCTCATCCTGTGAGGAGGGGGCTCCTGGAAGAAATGATGTGTGTATCCATCTTCTGCCACATAAAGGCGTTTGGTGACATCACTCCTGACATCCGTCTGTTTCCTCATCCGCCTGGGGGGGGCAGAAGAACAGAGGAGAAACACACGAGGGGGGGTTGTCCAGAAGGTCTAGACtctggttttatttgtttacacaaacaaacaaacaaaaacagttcaaagTGCTCGTAGTCAAAGGCTGAATTCAGAGGGTTAGGCTCCGCCCACTGCAGGACTGAGCAGGAACATGAACGGCGGCTGAGGTTCCTCAGCGTCTGTGGAGGCGGACGGGGGGGTTGATGGTGAGATGGCGAGTCTCTGCTTCCTAACAAACAGGTTGCTCCTCTGGAGGACGAGGAGGCTCAGGTCAGTACAGGTCGCTCAGGCCCGCCGTCTTGCGAGCTTTCTGCATCAGAGCTCGGAGCTGGAACTGCTTCCTGGAGAGGAGGCGCACGTGCTGCAAGGAGACAGGCGCTCAGTCATGTGACCACGGACCTCCTCCGCCCTGCGGGACAGGAGCTCCAGCTGCTTACCTTTAGGAAAACTTCCAGATCGATGACTCCTCTGCGGAGCGCCTCCCCCAGGTAGAAGATGGTGTCCTCGATGGCGTTCTCCTCGGCGTACAGGTTGAGGATCTGCTTGTACAGCGGCGCCGTGGGAACGATGACGTCATCGATGTCGTTGTTCTCCGTCTGGTTCTCCATCTTCTCCAAAGCCTCGCTCAGCTCCTCGTCCTTCTTCTTCAGCAGCTCGATGTTCCTGTCCACCTCCGCCTGGACCAACCACACCGTGAGTCAGAGGCCGCCGCAACCGCAGCTCGGCGCCGTCGGCGTTTCTCACCACTTCCTGGTCCAGTTTGGAGATCATCTCCTCCAGCTTCTGGTGGCCTTTCTTCAGGTCCTCCTCGGTCCGCTTCAGGGCGTCCAGCTCTGCCTGGGCGCGGTCCATCTCCTCCTTCATCCTCCAGCGCAGCTTGTCGCTCACGGCGGAAATCAGAGACGCCCGGATGGTGTCCTCCCCGATGGTCCCGTCTCTGCTGGGACCTGGGGGGCCACGATGACGGAAAAGGTTGGGGGGTCATCTCAGAGCTTCTGCAACCACTGTCAGGAGGAGGGGACGGGAACCAAGGAGGAGCTGCTCTGAAGGGGGGTCTGAACCTTCcacctgagggggggggggggggggggggtctgaaccTTCCacctgaggggggaggggggtctgaACCTTCcacctgagggggggggggggtctgaaccTTCcacctgagggggggggggggggtctgaaccttccacctgggggggggggggggtttgaacGTTCAACCTGAAACCTGAGGGGGGGTCTGAACTTTTGCTCTACAAGTCTGGCAGACATTTCAGAGAACACATAGTCCATcttcaagtgtgtgtgtgtggggggggggggggttttcATGAACCATCAGACTAAaaccagccccccaccccccttacAGTCTGGGTTTAGGAGGGCCTGATGTAGCCTTTGGCCTTTAAGGCCCCCCCACTCCAGTTACAGCACTGGCCTTTCAAAGGGGTCTCCACATTCCAACAAAGTTGctctgggggggtggggtgggggggttacaTAAAGATCAGGTAGAGTTTTTGGTTTCATCTACACAAAGTTTAAAAGGGGGGGGCAGAAACACATGATAAGACGCACCCACAGTGGAGACGGCAGTCTGGAGGGGGTAGGGCCCTGCAGGGTAGGAACTGCCCCCCTGGAACTGAAAAGCTGGGTACcccctgcagaaaaacagacgTTTAACCATCAGTCAGCCGGCGGTGAGCCCCCCCAGGCTGGAGTCTTACCCCGGGTTCTGGTTGTAGGGGGAGGCCGCCGGCATGCCGGCCATGTACGAGGCTGAGGAAGACAATGAGGAAGAGTCAATGCAAAGTCAGGGTGAGACAAGAGCGCCACCTGCTGCTGACAGAACAGGAAGCCCCGCCCAAACCTGCTGCCAGGTGATATAATCCCACAGGTGACCTCTCACAGAAAGAGGCGGATTGTGAGATGGGGGGGCGGAGACTCTGGGCCTGACTGCATGCTATGGAGGAGGCGTGGCCTGAACAGTAAAGACTTCTACAGATTCCTCCAGATCAGCACGTATGCATACATTATCAACCACAGTACAGTAAATGTTGACGGACAACAGAGACCGCATTTAGTCACGCTAAACACAAACCTTAACAGCCGCGGCGTGGACACGGAAAATGTCTAACTCACCGACACGGCGAACATTTGGTTGGAAAAGCTCGCCAGGTTGCAACTGCAGCCAAAGGAAGCTGCTGGAGGGCTGAGCAAATCAGCTTCATTTAGTCACGCCCACAAATGATCCCTTCCTGGACGGAAGGTCACAGATTCTAAAGAGGGTTTTCAGGATGGGGGGTTTTGGGAAAAGGAACTGTCACACCAAAGGTGAAAAAGCCGTTTCAGACCCAAAGGAAAGCGGTCCAAAGCAGCGTGAAATGATGGCATAGATGTGAAGCAGTGGCTGCGGTGAgcttgatggctggtgaggcaccgactcctctgGAGATTTACAACAACTGAATATTTCAGCATCCATCCAACAGCAGGAAACGGCTTAGAAGATccacacaagaacatgtttgtcCTCAGAGGATGTTTCTGTCATAGACATGGACAGAACACTCTTCCCGTGTAGAAACTATTCAAATACTGTAAACCAATTAAAGTATACAgctgtgttcagcacacatttgaccctcagtaacttcAGATTCTGGTGCTTTGTCAGTTATCAAAtatctttgaaaatatttcttttagtttttaaatacttacatttttttccacttactcccatgttatttcTAAAGAACAAACCATGTTTGGCCGAACTGTTTGGGTCGGTGCTCCGATCCTTTTCCATTAAAAGCTCTAAGATCTGTTGGAAAGTCTTCCTGATTTCCTTTAGTTTACTGAGTCTCTCCTCAATGGAGACAGACTTCCTCTGTCCTGTTTCTGTggcaccagtgtagctacacagctcacgtctgccccctgctggcgagGCTCGCCCCACCAGCAGCCTTTTCTCCGCCCTCACGGCGGCGCTCTGACGGCACAAAGCTCCGGAGCCTCACCTGGAGTTCCTGCTCCGTatgtatggagtcctatactgttcataattaaataaataaatatgacctcgtGCAAATACACaaccaaccaataaatctctcataaatatataaaaagatcatgaaattgtgaaaaacctggaagctgaatgtagttgagatgagatgtttgaggactatgtgtggtgtgacgcgtatggatcgtgtgagaaatgaagttatccaagagagaactggtgtgatgcCAGAGTTGGTCtatagagcagagcaaaaggcactgggatggtttggacatgttgaaagaatggaaagggagcgtttggtgaaaagggtatatgaatctgatgtgagtggagtgagaatgagaggaagaccgcgaatgggatgAACAGAGGGGGTAAGAAGAGCGttgaatgcaagagggatgactgtggtgcaggggagagaggctgctcaggacagggatgggtggagagagcttgtgtatggatgaatggatgggtgtggtagaggtctggggcctcatttctaaaggttgcgtacgcacaaaagaaggcgtacgccactctctacgcaatagttgagatttataaaaagcaaacttgacgggaaaatgtgcggtcctccacgctctgacccaggcgtgcgcacaaaaacgggtgaaatgagaaacggcgacgccgtcggcagatggaagaaacacgtgaaagtgacagtgtgcgccaaatcgtgctggcatgtgctgtgctacacaatgtggcacagcttaaaaacgtgcctctaccccctggacgctgattgctgtgttggccccgaccctgaaccccatccccacgcatttgagccaaacgctgctgctgtgcgccagcgtttggaagtgatgcgtcgcttataaagaaaaagaggtgtggaaaatatgatttatttaagaattccctcatcgtgcagtttatttcagtcagggcgatcttgatttcgcccaactccttggccacctctctgattgaactactgacttccctctgcatttcaaggactgcatcggtgaggacacgcCCACTGCTGgaggttgagagccgcgtgccgtggagacgctggggccagacggctgctcagctgcagcatcgtaaccactggccccgctggaacacccagcaactaaaataaaattgttctatattaataatctgtaattgtgtagcctgcatacatgtgacttgactgcattcatttgaattatttctctttcctgtgtcaccctgaccctggcgcgtcggcgtcccctccgtctcagtcacctgactgaggcggaggaggacgccgataagggggacttaatagggattccccaataatagcggccagtttctcatcaagaggggtcagctccggtgtcccccccccgtggcggacacactctgccgatgcagcgctagacgtttttttgcctcgactttgatgtccgatcatttctttcatttcttttttatttcggccacggtctgaggttgtgaggctgcagcatttacggcgtctgccaccgtttgccactcacgtgcctttttggcattagtaatgcccacactgtgccctccaaacaacacttttctcctcttttccacctcgccaacgataacttctacttcacattgagtgaagttacgtttttttgatttcctctctgtgtgtgccatgatttagcaagccatgaatattcatttgtgggcgtttcacggactatttatgggcaactatgggcgtgtcatgaagccgcaaaagctgcgctgcatttagaattggttgtgatttataaagggaaagatgcgtaggatgtgcgtgcgcacggttttataaatccgaatatttctgtgcgtacgcacgttctatgtttcatccgtacgccacttctgacgcaaatcctacgcaaagttttagaaatgaggccccaggtcttgggatgaagcggtaaggggaaaccagccttggctgaggccctgctgtggaggtgcccacactggagtgtgcagctgaccctggtgcagtgtggtgtggcttagaccaggctttagaccagtcacacacacacacacacacacacccacccaaccacacacacccccacacacacacacccacacccccacacccacacccacacccccacacacacacacacacactgaaggaggagggtttggggaagagaaggagggagttaaaattgtgtgccctgtctaggctaccccaccttggtgggacacagcctgggtGGGTAGATAGATAGACTTTTTCTATTTGATCACAATGACAGTTGAGGCCGAGCCTCGCTATCCTCACCTGATAGTCCTCCAGCAGCTTCCACCGTCACTGATATGAAGATGACTTTTTATCTCAGGGTGCAACAAAACACAGGAGCATGCAGATCGACGCGGGATTACTGGTTCAAAACTGACTACAGACGGTTTTAGAGTGTAGGTCTCCAATGAAAGGCCCCGCGCCATAAGGTATTtggtaaaaagagaaaaactaaaagaGTTGAAAACAGGAAATCCTGGCCTTTGAAGGCTCAAACCAACAGACACAGATGAAAGGTCATGTGAGGTCACGTGACTCATGTGCGATGAACGCTCTACCACAGGAACGCGGCTTACTGTTTGGTGGTCCGGCAGCTTGAAAGGCTGGGAAGGGGGGTTGTGTTGTGGGACGGGAAAACACTGGGGGCTCTTCTCCAAACACAACGATCatcacctggatcagaccaATCAGGTCTGACTGCGGCTACAAAAGAAAGGCGGGGTTTACTGACAGAGTGGGTCATCATGAACGGTTCTTCAGGAGGAACCCTTCTCATCATTCCAGCAGAGGAACACGACTCAGAAGCGCAAACATACATGCTTCCACTCGTGCAGGTAAGGCAGGTAGATTTTGCCGTTGGCGTCAATGTGCTTCCCGGTTTTGATCATCATGGCGCTGGTGGGCTTGACGAAGCAAATGGGGGGGTTGTAGGGATAGGTGTCCAGCAACCACAGACACACCGGGATGTTATAGGTATTTCCTATAGGAGACACAGACCGGAACATGCAGAGCATCCTGATCCCAGTGAGAGCGCCACCCAAACACGGCGGCGTTTTACTGACAGACAACAGGCTCTAACTGTGTGTTGACTTTAGCAAGTTTACCTCTGTAGCTGACCGGAACCGTTCCCGTCAAACTCATCAGATCTCTGGAGGAGCCGTCATTAaacactgaaacacaaacacCACCTGTGAGTGTCGCACGGCGGGGAGACGGCCCACAGGTGGAGGCCAGGCTTCCTACCGTAGGCGTCCATGACCGGCTTCAGGTCTTTGTACTGGGAGATGACGTAGGTGATCTCCCGGACCGTCAGGTCTCGGTATTTGTATTGCTGaagcacagaaaacacaaagcagagaTTGAACTGACTTCCGGTGACGTCATCGTGATCCTCAGGTTCACATACGTCACCTACTACATTCAGGTTATATAAACCACTTTGGGAatctaagaaaaacaacaatcaacCCGGAAAACCGATTATAAACTATGAACACATCATTAACGAACACAAACAGATCCTGAAATAAAAGCTGGTCCTTCTGGAAGTTATTGGATCCTAATCGAaggaaaacatttatgaaaacgGCGCCGTTTTTCCGTTCCGGTGTCCCGGTGTTCGTCCTCAGTCACGGTCCCGAAAATGATCCGAGATTAACTGGTTCGTCGGGCAGCTTACCTTCAGCATTTTCTTCAGCGTTACTTCGTTGACCACCGACATGTTGTGATGTTATATGGaggaaacaagcaaacaaacaaacggcTAACAGAAGCTCAGATGCTAAGCTAGCGTTAGCCTCGCGGCTCGTTCCGCACAAAGTTTTTCTCCTGAAGGTTCAGCTCcactaaaatacaaaataacgGTTTTCAAGTCAGTCCTTGATCAATATAAAGGCAAGAACACCGACATAAACCGAATTATTTGACCTGGAGGGCTAGTCAACACAATGTTACTTCCGGCTCCAGTGACAGCTTCCGGTTTACGTTTGACGCAGATGTTTATCTGCACAGGAGTCTGTGGGGGCGGGGCCAGGCTCGTCAGGAAACCTTCACCTGCTCACGGTTGCTCTTTAGCTGCAGGTTTatttctgtctgaaaaaaaatatatatatatacagtgatccctcgctataacacggtttacttttcacggtttcgctacttcacggatttgcatcgtgcattgtgttctgcattctgattggctaaaaagtcactctgcttcttctctacctgtgcgtcaataatgttgcagtttaatatgtacacgtacgtaaaacagcttgccaaatttacattatgtacttgcaaattctcttgatgttGGCAATGTCTATGTATAAGGATGTTTTtgcgaagaagaaaaaaagagcgacaccaaCTGCCGATCAcaatgttcttctcccgaacaaacacacctgcagctgcaccgggggctttaaaagaagaaaaatctgcagagcggagtcaggatgcagcggctcagtctgaacttAGAGCAGTTAAATACACCCGAGTCACTATTTGtgcgactgtactttgtattttttcataatcatcattttatattttctcccgtttaatccaattacgcgggtcgcggtgggcggggctaatctccgcgatttgacgccttctgttcacattgatgattaaaattattatttgacagtacagtacagaagttatttgttaaaaaacgtttctaaagtactttgatttgtgaaacaaatgcttgagcctatAAAATGggttgttctttcttttcaatgtataatagagtatttaattgtatcataattgaaaaaaaaaatagaggtttctacttcacggtttTTGACTATCACGGGctctttctggaacgtaacccccgcgaaaaacaagggtttactgtatataaataaacatacatacatatgtctatgaagactctcattcatccaggttgattccatcatagtagtaggtttaaaggttgtcatctggacttggtttttaaagttgaagacgttttcacctcttatccaaaaggctttgtcaattcatATATACATTTTCAGAACTTTACAGATCAAAGGAAACCGAATAAATAATTCTACCTGACAGTTAtatataaagtttttattttgtaaacggACTTAAGTTGAATGGAAACGTCCCAAAGCACAAACACGCAGCAGGAGACGTTTTCACTTCCCAGAagaaacattattattattcacatattatatatttaaagttttttttcaatttattattgacatattatatattaaaagtttttttcagagGGGATGGATGCCATCAGTACAGAAGTTTTACAAAACCCTCAACAGTCAGTTTCATTTTTCCGTTGGAAAGGTTGACCATCTTCTCTGGGCAAAGACAGAACAGAATTCCCGTCTGCATCCGTCCAGCctggaaaataaagatgaagTCAATCACAGGCGGCGTTTGGATGGTCACGTGACCCGCTGTCTGCTCTTACATGAGCCTAGCTCCTGCTCTGGAGGGGGCCGCATGCTTACAGGGGGGAACTCTCCAAAAACCGCCGCCATCACCTGCAGGAGGCTGATGAGGTCACAGTCACCCTGAAACAGATGCAGTCACCCTGAAACCGATACAGTCAcccttaaactgttgcagtggcTCTGAAACCAATGCATTCGCCCTGAAACCGTTGCAGTCACCCTGAAACCGTTGCAGTCGCGCTAAAACCAATGCAGTCGCCCTAAAACCGATGCAGTCGCCCTGAAACTTTTGCAGTCGCCCTAAAACCAATGCAGTCGCCCTAAAACCGATGCAGTCAcccttaaactgttgcagtggcTCTGAAACCAATGCATTCGCCCTGAAACCGTTGCAGTCGCCCTGAAACTGTTGCAGTCGCCCAAAAACCAATGCAGTCGCCCTGAAACCGATGCAGTCGCCCTGAATCAGATGCAGTAGCCCTGAAACCGTTGCAGTCGCCCTTAAACCGATGCAGTCACCCTAAATCAGATGCAGTCGCCCTGAAACCGTTGCAGTCGCCCTAAAACCGATGCAGTCACCCTGAAACTGCTGCAGTTGCTCTGAAACTGTTGCAGTCGCCCTGAAAAGCCTGGA encodes:
- the LOC101163391 gene encoding L-lactate dehydrogenase A chain, coding for MSTEKLLSRVMEAEPVGSRSKVTVVGVGMVGMASAVSVLLKDLCDELALVDVMEDKLRGEAMDLQHGALFLKTPRIVADKDYSVTANSKVVVVTAGARQQEGESRLNLVQRNVNIFKFIIPNIVKYSPHCILLVVSNPVDILTYVAWKLSGFPRHRVIGSGTNLDSARFRHLMGEKFQLHPSSCHGWIIGEHGDSSVAVWSGVNVAGVSLQKLNPKMGAEDDGERWKDVHKKVVDGAYEVIRLKGYTSWAIGMSVADLVESLLKNLHRVHPVSTLVQGLHGVKDEVFLSVPCILGSGGLTDVVHMTLKPEEEEQLRKSAETLWGVQKELIL
- the tsg101 gene encoding tumor susceptibility gene 101 protein, which codes for MSVVNEVTLKKMLKQYKYRDLTVREITYVISQYKDLKPVMDAYVFNDGSSRDLMSLTGTVPVSYRGNTYNIPVCLWLLDTYPYNPPICFVKPTSAMMIKTGKHIDANGKIYLPYLHEWKHPQSDLIGLIQVMIVVFGEEPPVFSRPTTQPPFPAFQAAGPPNTSYMAGMPAASPYNQNPGGYPAFQFQGGSSYPAGPYPLQTAVSTVGPSRDGTIGEDTIRASLISAVSDKLRWRMKEEMDRAQAELDALKRTEEDLKKGHQKLEEMISKLDQEVAEVDRNIELLKKKDEELSEALEKMENQTENNDIDDVIVPTAPLYKQILNLYAEENAIEDTIFYLGEALRRGVIDLEVFLKHVRLLSRKQFQLRALMQKARKTAGLSDLY